In Desulfovibrio inopinatus DSM 10711, a genomic segment contains:
- a CDS encoding amino acid ABC transporter permease (The N-terminal region of this protein, as described by TIGR01726, is a three transmembrane segment that identifies a subfamily of ABC transporter permease subunits, which specificities that include histidine, arginine, glutamine, glutamate, L-cystine (sic), the opines (in Agrobacterium) octopine and nopaline, etc.) encodes MSYSLPERGASAAPLVLLFSLILVAVLTGNALAAQTDSATTTLKAAKEALLLGDLEKAKELFLAVPAPGPDGDDGQFAYSRIQAAKLDLAAKDIDGGLAILDGLLKIYPDNIEATNLRASLLRQRTPKYQQILRDIQRFLPSLIKGAGMTLLLVVFTMIISPLGGLCIALGRISNFFLFSKICWFIIWLFRGTPLLLQLFFIYYGLPALGITFSPVTAALIGLGLNYSAYLAEIFRAGIQSIDQGQTEAAKALGMTYSQTMRRVILPQAAKRIIPPVANEFIALIKDTALVSTIAMVELMRAADQLFNTYFNVTVLVMAAAIYLLFTSVFTFAFERVEARLGVYEKR; translated from the coding sequence ATGTCGTATTCATTGCCTGAACGCGGGGCCTCAGCGGCCCCGCTTGTGCTTCTTTTCAGTCTGATTCTGGTGGCGGTATTGACCGGAAATGCGTTGGCCGCGCAAACCGATTCCGCAACCACAACACTGAAAGCGGCCAAAGAAGCATTGCTTCTTGGTGACTTGGAGAAGGCCAAGGAATTATTTCTCGCCGTGCCGGCTCCAGGACCGGACGGGGATGATGGCCAATTTGCCTACAGCCGCATTCAGGCGGCGAAGTTGGATTTGGCCGCCAAAGATATTGATGGTGGTCTGGCGATTTTGGACGGACTGCTCAAAATCTATCCGGACAACATAGAAGCGACCAATCTTCGTGCGTCACTGCTGCGTCAACGAACCCCGAAGTATCAGCAGATTTTGCGCGATATCCAGCGGTTTCTGCCGTCGCTTATAAAAGGCGCGGGCATGACGCTGCTACTCGTGGTCTTTACCATGATCATTTCTCCTCTGGGCGGTTTGTGTATTGCGCTGGGGCGTATCAGCAATTTCTTTCTTTTTTCCAAAATCTGTTGGTTTATCATCTGGTTGTTTCGTGGAACCCCGTTGTTGTTGCAGCTCTTTTTCATTTATTACGGCCTTCCCGCTCTGGGCATCACATTCTCGCCGGTTACGGCCGCATTGATTGGTTTGGGGTTGAATTATTCCGCCTATCTCGCGGAAATATTCCGCGCCGGTATCCAAAGTATCGACCAGGGGCAGACCGAAGCCGCCAAGGCATTAGGCATGACGTATAGTCAGACCATGCGCCGCGTCATTTTGCCACAGGCCGCCAAGCGCATCATTCCGCCTGTTGCCAATGAGTTTATTGCGCTTATTAAAGATACGGCGTTGGTCTCCACTATTGCCATGGTCGAACTCATGCGGGCCGCGGATCAGCTGTTCAACACGTATTTCAATGTCACCGTCCTTGTTATGGCGGCGGCTATTTATCTTCTTTTTACCTCGGTCTTCACCTTTGCCTTCGAGCGCGTGGAAGCCCGGCTCGGCGTCTACGAAAAACGGTGA
- a CDS encoding P-II family nitrogen regulator, translated as MKKIEVVTRPYKLDEIKEALTELGIKGMTVVEVKGFGRQRGHKEVYRGAEYQVDFTPKIKIELVVDSDMVPHVVKTIQDNARTGEVGDGKIFISPIEDVVRIRTGETGHDAV; from the coding sequence ATGAAAAAAATCGAGGTTGTTACCCGACCCTATAAGCTCGATGAAATCAAAGAAGCCCTCACCGAACTCGGCATCAAAGGCATGACCGTCGTCGAAGTCAAAGGCTTCGGTCGGCAACGCGGTCACAAGGAAGTCTACCGTGGTGCCGAATATCAAGTTGATTTCACGCCAAAAATCAAAATTGAACTCGTCGTCGACAGCGACATGGTCCCTCATGTCGTCAAGACCATCCAGGACAATGCGCGCACCGGTGAAGTCGGCGATGGCAAAATTTTTATTTCGCCTATCGAAGACGTCGTTCGTATCCGTACCGGCGAGACGGGGCACGATGCTGTTTAA
- a CDS encoding amino acid ABC transporter substrate-binding protein yields MNRIGTILIAALCVCLFAGTALAEDNPWKTVKDKGVLVIGLDDAFPPMGFRKDDGTLVGFDIDAAEEAGKRMGVEIKWQPTAWDGVILSLDAHKFDAIWNGMTITDERAEKVLFTKPYIMDGQIAVVAIDNKDIKSFDDLAGKHIGVQKGSSAVEAAKKLPKAPADVREYESNPKAFLDLDSGRLDAVVVDNISGRYYMSTAPGKYRALPGFITKEPFGVAFRKGDKALESKVQETIDAMVADGTMGKISRKWFGEDITNPKSW; encoded by the coding sequence ATGAACCGCATAGGAACGATTCTTATCGCCGCGTTGTGTGTGTGCTTGTTCGCCGGTACGGCGCTGGCTGAAGACAATCCATGGAAAACCGTCAAGGATAAAGGCGTCCTGGTTATCGGCTTGGACGATGCGTTTCCGCCCATGGGCTTTCGTAAAGATGACGGAACGTTGGTCGGTTTCGATATCGATGCCGCCGAAGAAGCCGGAAAACGCATGGGCGTTGAAATTAAATGGCAGCCTACGGCATGGGACGGCGTTATTTTGTCGCTCGACGCCCACAAGTTCGATGCCATTTGGAACGGCATGACCATCACGGACGAACGCGCCGAGAAAGTGCTGTTCACCAAGCCCTACATCATGGATGGACAGATTGCCGTCGTGGCCATCGACAACAAAGACATCAAGAGCTTTGACGATCTCGCCGGAAAGCACATCGGTGTGCAGAAAGGCTCGTCCGCTGTCGAAGCGGCCAAGAAGCTGCCCAAGGCTCCTGCCGATGTTCGCGAATACGAAAGCAATCCAAAGGCCTTCCTTGATCTCGATTCGGGCCGTTTGGATGCTGTTGTCGTCGACAACATTTCGGGCCGCTACTACATGTCCACCGCTCCTGGAAAATACCGTGCACTGCCTGGTTTCATCACCAAAGAACCGTTTGGCGTTGCGTTCCGCAAGGGGGATAAAGCCCTGGAAAGCAAAGTCCAGGAAACCATTGATGCGATGGTTGCCGACGGCACCATGGGCAAGATTTCCCGGAAGTGGTTCGGCGAAGACATCACCAATCCTAAAAGCTGGTAA
- a CDS encoding amino acid ABC transporter ATP-binding protein yields MPAHLIELRQIVKCFGNLHAVDHIDLKVDTGEKVVIIGPSGSGKSTLLRTMNFLEEIDEGEILFEGVSCGYIEKKGRRQLDAPKKICALRTEIGMVFQQFNLFPHMTVLGNAMEGPRTVLGRPFAEARDIATAMLEKVGMIDRAKAYPATLSGGQKQRVAIARALAMQPKLMLFDEPTSALDPELVGEVFDTIHSLASDGMTMVIVTHNMGFARELADTTIFMENGKFLAKGTPDEFFAEGMTTPRIREFMDKIL; encoded by the coding sequence ATGCCTGCCCATCTTATTGAACTGCGTCAGATCGTTAAGTGTTTCGGAAACCTTCATGCCGTGGACCACATCGACTTGAAGGTCGATACCGGTGAAAAGGTCGTTATCATTGGGCCGAGTGGATCGGGAAAATCCACGTTGCTGCGGACCATGAATTTTCTTGAAGAAATCGACGAAGGGGAAATCCTCTTTGAAGGCGTGTCGTGCGGTTATATCGAGAAAAAAGGCCGCCGACAGCTCGACGCCCCGAAGAAGATTTGTGCCTTGCGGACTGAAATCGGCATGGTGTTTCAACAATTCAATCTGTTTCCACACATGACGGTTCTCGGCAATGCCATGGAAGGCCCCCGGACGGTCCTGGGGCGTCCGTTTGCCGAAGCACGGGACATTGCCACGGCCATGCTTGAAAAGGTCGGAATGATCGACCGCGCCAAGGCATATCCAGCGACACTGTCCGGTGGCCAGAAGCAACGGGTGGCGATTGCCCGCGCTTTGGCCATGCAACCCAAATTAATGTTATTCGACGAACCGACGTCGGCCCTGGATCCGGAACTTGTCGGGGAAGTGTTTGATACCATTCATTCTCTTGCCAGTGATGGGATGACGATGGTGATTGTGACGCACAATATGGGGTTTGCCCGTGAGCTGGCCGACACAACGATATTCATGGAAAACGGTAAGTTTCTCGCCAAGGGAACGCCGGATGAGTTTTTTGCCGAAGGGATGACCACACCGCGCATTCGTGAATTTATGGATAAAATTTTGTAA
- a CDS encoding RNA-guided endonuclease InsQ/TnpB family protein: MSYSFDAMEQLKGYIFRLKPTPEQAQRFRRTAGCNRFVWNQALGLQKRASKEEQKPIFYVEMSSFLTHWKRDPFPWLYDAPADTLQQTLRDLDSAWRKCIKEGAGAPRFKKRGRCRESFRFPKDFRFDNRRVFLPKFGWIGFFKSREIEGTPRNLTVFELAGRWYMSVCCKQDVPDPVHSSVSVVGLDLGVARFATLSDGSFVQPLNSLRSTEKALTRAQRKYARTQKDSRRREKARLRIAKIQTHIANARKDFLHKVSTVLSKSHAEIVMEDLRVRNMSASAKGTIEEPGRNVAAKSGLNKSILDQGWYALRTMLEYKQRERGGTVTIVPAAYTSQTCSCCGCVDASNRKSQSKFLCSRCGFKTNADVNAALNILRAGGHSVAARGGFGASQPMKREPLNFSGILGL; this comes from the coding sequence TTGAGCTACTCTTTCGACGCTATGGAACAGTTGAAAGGCTATATATTCCGGCTCAAGCCGACACCAGAACAAGCGCAACGCTTTCGACGCACAGCCGGATGCAATCGATTTGTCTGGAACCAAGCGCTTGGCCTTCAGAAAAGAGCCTCCAAAGAAGAGCAAAAGCCCATTTTTTACGTGGAAATGTCTTCGTTTCTGACGCACTGGAAACGCGATCCGTTTCCTTGGCTTTACGATGCCCCTGCCGATACGTTGCAACAAACACTTCGCGACCTTGATTCCGCCTGGAGGAAATGCATCAAAGAAGGAGCAGGTGCTCCTCGCTTTAAAAAGCGGGGCCGATGCCGGGAGTCTTTCCGTTTTCCCAAAGATTTTCGTTTCGACAATCGTCGTGTTTTCCTTCCCAAGTTTGGTTGGATCGGTTTTTTCAAATCTCGCGAAATAGAAGGCACTCCCCGTAATCTTACGGTTTTTGAACTCGCCGGACGCTGGTATATGTCTGTGTGCTGCAAGCAAGACGTTCCTGATCCGGTCCACTCGTCTGTTTCCGTGGTCGGTCTTGACCTTGGCGTTGCTCGATTTGCGACGCTTTCCGACGGTTCCTTTGTCCAGCCCTTGAACTCGTTGCGGTCTACGGAAAAGGCACTTACCCGAGCGCAACGAAAGTACGCACGCACGCAAAAAGACAGCCGACGACGTGAGAAGGCCCGGTTGCGTATCGCGAAAATTCAGACCCATATTGCAAACGCCAGAAAAGATTTTTTGCACAAGGTTTCCACTGTTCTCAGCAAAAGCCACGCTGAGATCGTGATGGAAGACCTTCGTGTGCGAAATATGTCTGCGAGTGCCAAAGGGACTATTGAAGAACCAGGGCGCAACGTTGCAGCCAAATCCGGCTTGAACAAAAGTATCTTGGACCAAGGCTGGTACGCTTTGCGTACGATGCTCGAATATAAACAGCGAGAGCGAGGGGGGACGGTCACCATTGTCCCCGCTGCGTACACATCGCAAACGTGTTCGTGCTGCGGGTGCGTTGATGCTTCGAATCGAAAGAGTCAAAGCAAGTTCCTTTGTTCTCGTTGTGGTTTTAAAACCAATGCGGACGTCAACGCCGCGTTGAATATTCTTCGAGCCGGGGGGCACTCGGTTGCTGCGCGTGGAGGCTTCGGCGCTAGCCAGCCTATGAAGCGCGAACCCCTGAACTTTTCAGGAATCCTCGGCCTTTAG
- a CDS encoding ATP-binding protein, whose product MNNVTGTPVGGSDFFGRDAELYNCMELMKHNDILLLGARRIGKTSFAREIMRRLNEEGWRVIEINVASCEDEQQFAKRVLEAIRDSARSWPQKKWDSLCESIGGILRRIEHIEVPIPNYGNAGVKLNHSKPVKDLLDSLTEALCALNTTDEPCLLYIDELPIFLYNLMPSTDTKEKDYEDKRKRVALFLNWLRNDVRGDARCTALRWLFTGSVGLDTLVHNHKLADTINTLTPFKLDAFSSREAVIMLQTLAISYGWSLDEGDANKVVDVIQWPQPYYLQIAFRFLREWHTEERSFDQCIKHLIEKMTEPGVDNDYNHWFDRLKTQLGNVQAGHAKALLGMVCATPEGMSKHDVFIALQGRMLNATEDEQLEMWSDLRDILERDAYWWSVEVDGVKYYRFCLEPLRCWWKRKYDV is encoded by the coding sequence ATGAACAATGTTACTGGAACTCCAGTAGGCGGCTCCGACTTTTTTGGTCGTGACGCAGAGCTTTATAACTGCATGGAACTGATGAAGCACAATGACATCTTGCTTCTGGGCGCGCGTCGTATAGGCAAGACATCGTTTGCACGGGAAATCATGCGGCGTTTAAATGAAGAAGGATGGCGAGTAATCGAAATTAATGTGGCCTCGTGTGAAGACGAACAGCAATTTGCCAAACGAGTTCTTGAAGCCATTCGAGACTCTGCCCGGTCATGGCCTCAAAAAAAATGGGATAGCCTCTGTGAAAGCATCGGTGGAATTCTGCGTCGGATTGAGCACATCGAGGTGCCAATTCCGAACTACGGAAATGCAGGAGTCAAGCTGAACCACAGTAAGCCCGTGAAAGATTTGCTGGACAGCCTTACGGAAGCGTTGTGCGCGCTGAATACGACGGATGAGCCTTGCTTGCTCTATATCGATGAGCTTCCAATATTTCTGTATAATCTGATGCCATCCACAGACACAAAAGAAAAAGATTATGAAGACAAGAGAAAGCGAGTCGCCTTGTTTCTCAATTGGCTGCGCAACGATGTTCGAGGAGACGCACGTTGTACAGCGTTGCGTTGGCTTTTCACAGGTTCTGTCGGGCTGGACACGTTAGTTCACAATCATAAACTTGCAGATACGATTAATACGTTGACCCCCTTTAAACTTGATGCGTTCAGTTCTCGTGAAGCCGTCATTATGCTGCAAACCCTGGCAATTTCTTATGGTTGGTCTTTGGATGAAGGCGATGCCAACAAGGTTGTCGATGTCATTCAATGGCCACAGCCGTATTATCTGCAAATTGCGTTTCGATTTCTCCGGGAGTGGCACACGGAAGAGCGCTCTTTCGACCAATGTATCAAACACCTCATTGAAAAGATGACGGAACCCGGGGTGGATAACGATTATAATCATTGGTTTGATCGTCTCAAAACACAGCTCGGGAATGTTCAGGCCGGCCATGCGAAAGCCTTGTTAGGGATGGTATGCGCGACCCCTGAAGGGATGTCGAAACATGATGTCTTTATTGCACTCCAGGGCCGTATGCTGAATGCAACGGAAGATGAGCAACTGGAAATGTGGTCGGACCTTCGGGATATTTTAGAGCGTGACGCCTACTGGTGGAGCGTTGAGGTAGATGGCGTGAAATACTATCGGTTTTGCCTGGAGCCGTTACGCTGCTGGTGGAAAAGGAAATATGACGTATGA
- a CDS encoding glycine zipper domain-containing protein, with amino-acid sequence MKKLAHIGMVLALVAALFGCTNMNKTQQGALSGGVVGAGAGAAITAIAGGNAGVGAALGGVVGGLAGGLYGHQEDMRNQGY; translated from the coding sequence ATGAAAAAACTTGCACATATAGGCATGGTTCTCGCATTGGTCGCAGCATTGTTCGGATGCACCAACATGAATAAAACCCAACAGGGCGCGCTTTCCGGTGGTGTCGTTGGCGCAGGTGCAGGCGCGGCCATTACGGCCATTGCCGGCGGAAATGCCGGTGTTGGTGCTGCCCTGGGCGGCGTCGTCGGCGGCTTGGCCGGTGGCCTCTACGGACACCAAGAAGATATGCGAAACCAAGGATACTAG
- a CDS encoding tetratricopeptide repeat protein: MMNTPPFASARFYNPDWLSDEDLKAGFVARTGLFQLLLEDLRRTPVVGSVQHHVLVGVRGSGKTTMLKRLAVAIAEEEELKERLIALSYPEELYDVKSVGDFWWASCRALVDALDHLGFRDAADDLDDQIEERDRRDVKDDATDDEGFRLLKKTCAAIQRRPVLLVDNLDMIFQRIGKKGRKAAIDAPSYWELRTTLSETDAPMVIGGSLRLSGPFTSQDNAFYSFFLPHRLGKLSLDDAHNIFDHLARQCGDTTLHDRLRKQPGRIRALYELTGGNPRAIHLIFELLRQGPGSQAIDDFERLLDLTTPYYKARFEDLSDQAQVVMHALAVMQRNYHERSFGHTAADISKRAKLETRTVSAQLDILINDGVVEKETPDNSKVQYRVSEELFRLWIQMRSGSRRIRQHVVGLTEFLEALYEQEEIKAILEAELALAKSGSHRGRMLFALSAGSGLMNSDDRRFSDACAVSSYFSDQARATCRFADAFAKDDIDADVHALSQCKDQLQHHTKIWKNAHPKAQQIVNAMLGALDFSLGEKQESTSRLCDADQAQAELNRLYPLIKREKDDLVRWGMAEDEVDQIYEARSQGLLDVCRLKPDYLELKTRSELHPLVMKLVGVGRVPLSTKEEAESWFLWAQHHCREENAVSWACFANAFRKKKYFDFAQKAVSISFSKKETARGWFECGVIQEEVKSNFSQAESAYLKAIELDPTWAWPCIGLGNLLCEHLERYEEAKSAYRKAIDLDPSWAWPWNNLGNLLCDHLERYEEAESAFRKAIELDPDNVIAWGNLGLFFHNKLERYEEAELAYRNAIALDPSNAIVLCTLGNLLSDYLHRYDDAEDAFKKVIELDPENTSARIRLSELRHRNIITACAEAMDAENWDAIRTILAGRTDSGREFGEWLVGERFIEGVVGKTLQRGHGPTLLSIFQELRFERIAAPLVFALDAAIAGDRSKLERIEPEAREASLAVFDRLQNRDTIDNGSS, translated from the coding sequence ATGATGAATACCCCTCCTTTTGCGAGCGCTCGGTTTTACAATCCGGATTGGTTGAGCGACGAGGACCTGAAAGCCGGCTTCGTGGCGAGAACGGGGCTGTTTCAGCTTCTGCTTGAAGACTTGAGACGGACGCCGGTTGTCGGCTCTGTGCAGCATCATGTTCTTGTGGGCGTGCGTGGTTCCGGGAAAACCACCATGCTGAAACGTTTGGCCGTGGCCATAGCTGAAGAAGAAGAGCTGAAGGAGCGACTCATTGCACTGTCGTATCCCGAAGAGTTGTACGATGTGAAGAGCGTGGGGGATTTCTGGTGGGCGTCATGTCGAGCGTTGGTCGATGCCCTGGACCACCTTGGCTTTCGTGATGCCGCCGACGACCTTGATGATCAGATAGAAGAACGGGATCGTCGTGATGTGAAGGACGATGCAACGGATGATGAAGGGTTTCGTCTACTGAAGAAGACCTGTGCAGCAATACAGCGGCGGCCGGTGTTGCTTGTTGATAATCTCGATATGATCTTTCAACGTATTGGAAAGAAAGGACGCAAAGCCGCTATCGATGCACCATCGTATTGGGAATTGCGCACAACGCTTTCAGAAACCGACGCGCCCATGGTGATTGGCGGTTCCTTGCGATTGAGCGGACCCTTCACGAGCCAGGATAATGCCTTTTACAGTTTTTTTCTTCCCCACCGCTTGGGCAAACTGTCTTTGGATGACGCCCACAATATCTTTGATCATTTGGCTCGGCAATGTGGCGATACAACCTTGCACGATCGTCTTCGCAAACAACCGGGACGCATCCGGGCGCTTTATGAACTTACCGGGGGCAACCCGCGGGCTATCCACCTTATTTTTGAACTTTTGCGCCAAGGACCGGGAAGCCAAGCGATTGATGACTTTGAACGCCTGCTCGACCTGACCACACCATACTATAAAGCGCGCTTTGAAGACCTGTCCGATCAAGCCCAGGTGGTTATGCATGCCCTGGCCGTCATGCAACGTAATTATCATGAACGCAGTTTCGGCCATACCGCCGCCGACATTTCCAAACGAGCGAAGTTGGAAACACGCACCGTCTCGGCGCAGCTCGATATCCTCATCAATGACGGCGTTGTCGAAAAAGAAACGCCAGACAACAGCAAAGTGCAATATCGTGTTTCCGAGGAGCTGTTTCGACTCTGGATTCAAATGCGCAGTGGATCACGTCGAATACGTCAACACGTCGTCGGCTTAACGGAATTCTTGGAAGCGCTGTATGAGCAAGAAGAAATTAAAGCCATACTGGAAGCCGAACTTGCCCTTGCCAAATCAGGGAGTCATCGAGGGCGGATGCTGTTTGCTCTGTCTGCCGGCTCTGGCCTCATGAATAGTGATGATCGTCGTTTTAGTGATGCCTGTGCCGTGTCCTCGTATTTTTCCGATCAAGCAAGAGCAACATGCCGTTTTGCTGATGCATTTGCGAAAGACGATATTGATGCCGACGTGCACGCATTATCCCAATGCAAAGACCAACTTCAGCACCATACAAAAATCTGGAAGAACGCCCACCCCAAAGCACAACAGATCGTTAACGCAATGCTTGGGGCCCTGGATTTTTCATTGGGAGAGAAGCAAGAAAGTACTTCACGACTTTGTGATGCCGACCAGGCTCAAGCGGAGTTGAATCGACTCTATCCTCTGATAAAAAGAGAAAAGGACGACCTCGTGCGCTGGGGGATGGCTGAAGATGAAGTTGATCAAATCTACGAAGCTCGTTCCCAAGGTCTCTTGGATGTATGCCGACTGAAACCGGATTATTTAGAACTAAAAACGCGGTCGGAATTGCACCCACTGGTCATGAAACTCGTGGGAGTGGGGCGAGTGCCACTGTCCACGAAAGAAGAGGCCGAATCTTGGTTTTTATGGGCGCAACACCATTGTCGTGAAGAAAACGCAGTGTCATGGGCGTGTTTCGCGAATGCATTTCGGAAAAAGAAATATTTTGATTTCGCACAGAAGGCTGTGAGCATATCGTTTTCTAAGAAGGAAACGGCGCGGGGGTGGTTTGAATGTGGGGTCATTCAGGAAGAGGTAAAAAGCAATTTTAGTCAAGCCGAATCGGCGTACCTCAAGGCAATTGAGCTTGATCCCACGTGGGCGTGGCCGTGTATCGGATTGGGGAATCTCTTGTGTGAGCATCTCGAACGCTACGAAGAGGCCAAATCGGCGTATCGCAAGGCTATTGACTTAGATCCTAGCTGGGCATGGCCGTGGAATAACTTGGGGAATCTCTTGTGCGACCATCTCGAACGCTATGAAGAGGCCGAATCGGCGTTCCGTAAAGCTATCGAGCTTGATCCTGACAATGTAATAGCATGGGGTAACTTGGGACTCTTTTTTCATAACAAACTCGAACGCTACGAAGAGGCCGAATTGGCGTACCGTAACGCCATTGCGCTTGATCCTAGCAATGCAATTGTGTTGTGTACTTTAGGTAATCTCTTGTCCGATTATCTGCACCGCTACGACGATGCTGAAGACGCTTTCAAAAAAGTGATCGAATTAGACCCGGAGAATACGTCTGCCCGCATTCGTCTTTCTGAACTTCGTCACCGCAATATCATCACCGCATGTGCTGAAGCGATGGATGCTGAAAATTGGGATGCTATTCGTACCATTTTAGCAGGGCGCACGGATTCGGGACGTGAGTTTGGGGAATGGCTGGTCGGTGAACGCTTTATTGAGGGCGTCGTCGGCAAGACACTTCAGCGCGGCCATGGGCCGACGTTACTGTCGATTTTTCAGGAATTGCGTTTCGAGCGTATTGCTGCACCGCTTGTGTTTGCGCTTGATGCCGCTATTGCGGGGGATCGTTCGAAGTTGGAGCGCATTGAACCTGAGGCGCGCGAGGCGTCTCTTGCTGTCTTTGATCGTTTGCAAAATAGGGACACCATCGATAACGGTTCCTCCTGA
- a CDS encoding ammonium transporter produces MNSADTAFILICAALVMFMTPGLALFYGGMVRGKNILGTLMHSMIMLGVVSIVWAIIGYSLSFGSDIGGFIGGLDYLWLNGVGQEAAPMADNLPHLVFMIFQCMFAVITPALITGAFAERIKFSGFLLFSILWVVVVYAPMCHWVWGGGWMGEMGALDFAGGAVVHMSSGASALAAALYIGKRQGFGKQHFIPHNLPLTILGAAILWFGWFGFNAGSALAANGLAASAFVTTHMAAAAAACGWLAAEWLHAGKPTTLGMASGAVAGLVAITPAAGFVTPMGSIIIGLLGGFICYGGVLLKPILGYDDSLDVVGIHGLGGTWGALATGLFATTAVNVGGADGLFYGNPGQLWIQFVSVIATWAFCFVMSLILLKIVDVIVGIRVTPEEESVGLDVSQHSETGYQF; encoded by the coding sequence ATGAATTCGGCGGATACGGCATTCATCCTTATTTGCGCGGCCCTGGTCATGTTCATGACCCCCGGCCTCGCGTTGTTCTATGGTGGCATGGTTCGAGGAAAAAACATCCTCGGCACGCTTATGCACAGCATGATCATGCTCGGCGTCGTTTCCATCGTTTGGGCCATCATCGGATACTCACTTTCCTTTGGCTCCGACATTGGTGGATTCATCGGCGGTCTTGACTACCTCTGGCTCAATGGAGTCGGACAGGAAGCCGCCCCTATGGCCGACAATCTCCCACACCTCGTATTTATGATCTTTCAGTGCATGTTCGCCGTCATCACCCCGGCACTCATCACCGGGGCATTTGCCGAACGTATCAAGTTCAGCGGCTTCCTGCTGTTCAGCATCCTTTGGGTTGTGGTCGTCTACGCCCCCATGTGTCACTGGGTATGGGGTGGCGGATGGATGGGCGAAATGGGTGCACTCGACTTCGCTGGTGGTGCCGTTGTTCACATGTCTTCCGGTGCATCGGCGCTGGCTGCTGCGCTTTACATCGGCAAACGCCAAGGGTTCGGCAAACAACATTTCATTCCGCATAACCTGCCACTGACCATTCTCGGCGCTGCCATTCTTTGGTTCGGTTGGTTCGGCTTCAATGCCGGTTCGGCGCTGGCCGCCAATGGCTTGGCTGCCAGTGCGTTTGTCACAACCCACATGGCCGCTGCTGCCGCCGCCTGTGGATGGCTTGCCGCGGAATGGCTCCATGCCGGCAAACCCACCACCCTGGGTATGGCTTCGGGCGCAGTTGCCGGACTTGTCGCCATTACCCCTGCGGCCGGCTTTGTGACTCCCATGGGCTCCATCATCATCGGCCTGCTCGGCGGATTCATCTGCTACGGCGGCGTGCTCCTCAAACCGATCCTTGGCTACGATGACTCACTGGATGTTGTCGGCATTCATGGGCTGGGTGGAACCTGGGGCGCTCTGGCTACCGGCCTGTTCGCCACGACGGCAGTCAACGTCGGCGGTGCCGATGGCCTGTTCTATGGAAACCCCGGACAGCTCTGGATTCAGTTTGTGTCCGTCATTGCCACCTGGGCATTCTGCTTTGTCATGTCCTTGATCCTGCTGAAAATCGTGGACGTCATCGTCGGCATTCGTGTAACCCCAGAAGAAGAATCTGTGGGCTTGGACGTCAGCCAGCACAGCGAAACCGGCTACCAGTTCTAA